The following is a genomic window from Gammaproteobacteria bacterium.
GGCTTCCTGGTGCGGGCGGTGGATCGCATTATCAACGTCAACTGGGGACAGGTTCATCCGCCGCCGGACGCGATGGGGCACAGCAACTATCTTACCGCCATCACCGAGCTGGACGATGAGATGATAGAGCTGATCGATGTGGAAATGGTGCTCAGCGAAATCGGCGGCATGCTGGAGCCCGTCGCGTTGCAAACCGAACTGGACAGCAATCTGACGGCGGGGCGCTTTGTGCTGGTGGTTGATGATTCATCCGTGGCCCGCTCCCAGGTTACGCGCACTTTGAATGAGCTGGGATTGGAGCACGTGGTGTGCAAGAACGGCAGGGAAGCCTATGAGCTGCTGTGTGACTGGGCGGACAATCAGCCTGCGCGTTTGCAGGACATGGTTATGGTGATCTCCGATATTGAAATGCCCGAAATGGACGGTTACACGCTCACGTCAAGAATACGCCAGCATGAAAAACTGAAAACGAGTTATGTGCTGCTGCATACTTCATTGAGTGGTGTGTTCAACGAAAGCCTGGTGAAGAAAGTGGGTGCCAACGGCTTTTTGTCCAAGTTCAGCTTTGATGAGCTGGCGGCGCTGGTGGTGGAGCGCCTCAGCCAGCAGGCCTGTCCGTGACCGCGCCGGATCACATAGTCCTGGCAGTATGAATGGCAGTGAACGTGATCATTTTCCCACTTTGCGCGCGCCTGGTGGCGCTTGCGCGGGGGGCTAGGGCGCCCGTGGGTTGCGGGGAGGTTCCGGCGTGACCCGGGCGGATTCCCAGGAAGACTACTTCCTGTTCAGTCGGTACCTGGAGAAGGCTTCCGGGATCGTTTTGGGGCCAGGCAAGCAGTACCTGGTGTCCAGCCGGCTGGGGGGCATATTGCAGGATCTCGGCGTATCCTCCTTGCGGCAGCTACTGGATTGCGCCAGGAAGGATGCCACGGGAGAGGTGGAGCGCCGCATCATAGAGGCCATGACCACCAACGAAACCTTGTGGTTTCGTGATCAGCATCCCTTCGAGACCTTGAGCGAACTGGTGTTCCCCGAGTTCACCCGGCGCGGCATTCACAAGCTGCGCATCTGGTCGGCGGCGTGTTCGACGGGGCAGGAGCCCTATTCCATCGCCATGGTGGCAGAGGAATACCGGCGTGCCAGCCTGCGAGGTGCCGCTTTGCGGACGGAGATCATTGCCACCGATATTGCCGCGTCAGTCCTGCGCATTGCCCGCGACGGCGTCTATGACGCCTTGTCCCTGGGGCGCGGTTTGACCGCGGAGCGCCGGGCAAGGTTTTTTGAGTGTATTGGCGAGCGCGCCAGAGTCAATGAGGCGCTGCGTCACTGCGTGCAGTTTCGCGAACTCAACCTGCTGCACAGCTACGCCGGGCTCGGACGCTTCCATATTGTGTTTTGCCGCAACGTTCTCATTTATTTCTCCCCCGAGTCCAAAAAAGACATCGTCGACCGCATGAGCCGGATCATCGAGCCCGGTGGTTTTCTGTTCTTGGGCGGTGCCGAATCCATGACCCGTCATTCTGATCGCTTTGAGTCTGTGCGCGCCCGTGGCGGCATGGTGTTTCGCCGCAAGATGGCCTCTTGATCAGCGTCCGCTGTTGCTGCGCCTTGTGCTCCCGGCCTTGTCAAAGCCGACTTGTTGTTGCCGCATC
Proteins encoded in this region:
- a CDS encoding chemotaxis protein CheV, with the protein product MAGLLDGIDLRTKLAGQNRLELLLFFLHGRQRFGINVFKVQEVITRPALTHLPNAHPVVCGVATMRGKTIPVIDLSSAISMAPLSSEPGGHVVITEYNRSVQGFLVRAVDRIINVNWGQVHPPPDAMGHSNYLTAITELDDEMIELIDVEMVLSEIGGMLEPVALQTELDSNLTAGRFVLVVDDSSVARSQVTRTLNELGLEHVVCKNGREAYELLCDWADNQPARLQDMVMVISDIEMPEMDGYTLTSRIRQHEKLKTSYVLLHTSLSGVFNESLVKKVGANGFLSKFSFDELAALVVERLSQQACP
- a CDS encoding protein-glutamate O-methyltransferase CheR, with translation MTRADSQEDYFLFSRYLEKASGIVLGPGKQYLVSSRLGGILQDLGVSSLRQLLDCARKDATGEVERRIIEAMTTNETLWFRDQHPFETLSELVFPEFTRRGIHKLRIWSAACSTGQEPYSIAMVAEEYRRASLRGAALRTEIIATDIAASVLRIARDGVYDALSLGRGLTAERRARFFECIGERARVNEALRHCVQFRELNLLHSYAGLGRFHIVFCRNVLIYFSPESKKDIVDRMSRIIEPGGFLFLGGAESMTRHSDRFESVRARGGMVFRRKMAS